Proteins co-encoded in one Planctomycetaceae bacterium genomic window:
- a CDS encoding sigma-70 family RNA polymerase sigma factor codes for MTAFNSQTFDQHLSSIQTSWSIVHDAKLGTNAVAAAREKLLRRYRGAVYRYLLAVVKDAAVADDLTQDFALKFTRGDFRTADPQRGRFRKFVKTAVLNLVRDHHRKGRNRPVKLPDEEALPVDAAAADSPEQQFVDSWKQELLNRAWSALKAQRETELPLFDVLQFRSQNADLRSAELAKRLSDVLGREVTANWVRQVLFRARNKFAELLLQDVVHSLNAPTRDDVEAELRETGLYEYCAPVLRQS; via the coding sequence GTGACCGCATTCAACTCGCAGACATTCGACCAGCACCTGAGCAGCATTCAGACGTCGTGGTCGATCGTTCACGACGCCAAGCTGGGAACGAACGCCGTCGCCGCCGCGCGAGAAAAGCTGCTGCGACGTTACCGGGGAGCCGTCTATCGCTACCTGCTGGCTGTCGTGAAGGATGCTGCGGTCGCCGACGACCTGACTCAGGATTTCGCGCTGAAGTTCACGCGCGGCGACTTCCGAACGGCGGACCCGCAGCGGGGACGTTTTCGCAAGTTCGTGAAGACCGCCGTTCTGAATCTTGTTCGCGATCATCATCGCAAGGGCAGGAATCGGCCCGTCAAACTGCCTGACGAAGAAGCGCTTCCGGTCGACGCAGCTGCCGCTGACAGTCCCGAACAGCAGTTCGTGGATTCATGGAAACAGGAACTGCTGAACCGCGCCTGGTCGGCACTCAAGGCACAGCGGGAGACCGAACTTCCGCTGTTCGACGTGCTGCAGTTCCGGTCGCAGAATGCAGACCTGCGTTCGGCGGAACTCGCGAAACGGCTGTCCGACGTTCTGGGAAGAGAAGTGACTGCCAACTGGGTGCGGCAGGTGCTGTTTCGTGCTCGCAATAAGTTTGCCGAGTTGCTGCTTCAGGACGTTGTGCATTCGCTCAACGCGCCAACGCGAGACGACGTCGAAGCCGAACTGCGGGAAACCGGACTCTACGAATACTGCGCCCCCGTGCTTCGGCAGTCATGA